One part of the Prunus persica cultivar Lovell chromosome G5, Prunus_persica_NCBIv2, whole genome shotgun sequence genome encodes these proteins:
- the LOC18777517 gene encoding galactinol--sucrose galactosyltransferase translates to MAWLPTIVSMTMIISEAIFLELTISGGVLLEMLFEEFGGRVELAKAYYKALTDSMKKHFNGNGVIASMQHCNDFMYLGCVGDDFWSKTTGVADGTYWLQGCHAVHCAYSSLWMGNIIHPCAEFHAASRAISGGPIYISDSVGKHNFKLLKSLVLPDGSVLRCQHYALPTRDCLFEDPVHDGKTMLKIWNLNKYTGALGLFNCQGGGWCPKSRRNISAPECSKPLTCLSGPKDIEWNNGKSPISIKGMNIFAVYMHQQKKLKLLKLSEKVEISLQPFDFKLLTVSPVRVLPKKFIQFAPIGLVNMLNTGGAIQSLEFEDEENSSNLVRIGVKGCGEMSVFASERPSACKIDGEEVKFDFVDKMVTVQVPWPNPSTSTVVDFLL, encoded by the exons ATGGCTTGGCTACCCACAATCGTATCGATGAC GATGATCATTTCGGAGGCCATTTTCTTGGAACTCACAATTTCAGGCGGCGTG TTGCTTGAGATGCTATTCGAGGAGTTTGGTGGTCGAGTTGAGCTGGCTAAAGCTTATTACAAGGCACTGACTGATTCCATGAAGAAGCATTTCAATGGCAATGGAGTAATTGCCAGCATGCAGCACTGCAATGACTTCATGTACCTTGGATGTGTCG GGGATGATTTCTGGTCTAAGACCACGGGGGTAGCAGATGGGACGTATTGGCTGCAAGGGTGTCACGCAGTGCATTGTGCCTACAGCAGCCTGTGGATGGGCAACATCATACACCCATGTGCTGAATTCCACGCTGCATCAAGAGCTATATCCGGAGGCCCAATCTACATCAGTGACTCTGTTGGGAAGCACAACTTCAAGCTTCTTAAGAGCCTTGTGTTGCCAGATGGCTCTGTATTGCGATGCCAGCACTATGCTCTTCCTACTAGGGATTGCCTCTTTGAAGACCCTGTGCATGATGGGAAAACCATGCTCAAAATTTGGAACCTAAACAAA TACACTGGAGCATTGGGATTATTTAATTGCCAAGGAGGAGGATGGTGCCCCAAATCCAGGCGCAACATAAGTGCCCCTGAGTGCTCAAAGCCTTTGACCTGCTTGTCTGGCCCAAAAGATATAGAGTGGAACAATGGGAAGAGCCCAATTTCAATCAAAGGAATGAACATATTTGCTGTGTACATGCACCAGCAAAAGAAGCTGAAGCTCTTGAAGCTTTCAGAGAAGGTAGAGATTTCGCTTCAGCCTTTCGATTTTAAGCTCCTCACTGTTTCTCCAGTGAGGGTTTTGCCAAAGAAGTTTATCCAATTTGCTCCAATTGGGTTGGTGAACATGCTCAACACGGGTGGTGCAATTCAGTCGCTGGAATTTGAGGATGAAGAAAACTCCTCAAATTTGGTGAGAATTGGAGTGAAGGGTTGTGGGGAAATGAGTGTGTTTGCTTCTGAAAGGCCAAGTGCTTGTAAGATTGATGGAGAGGAGGTaaagtttgattttgttgataaGATGGTCACAGTCCAAGTGCCGTGGCCTAACCCTTCAACATCAACCGTGGTTGATTTCTTGTTATGA